Proteins encoded by one window of Culicoides brevitarsis isolate CSIRO-B50_1 chromosome 2, AGI_CSIRO_Cbre_v1, whole genome shotgun sequence:
- the LOC134832787 gene encoding microsomal glutathione S-transferase 1-like isoform X2 → MEVFDLLNFKNPVFTTYLFWTGVLVLKLFFMVILTARQRYTKGVFANPEDAATKKGKVKFDDEDVERVRRAHLNDLENLVPFFIIGLLYVLTNPSHFLAMMLYRMIGFCRIAHTFVYAVYVIPQPARALAFFGALAPTIYMAVQVVMAFY, encoded by the exons atggAAGTTTTTGACTtgcttaactttaaaaatccaGTCTTTACGACGTACTTATTTTGGACCGGCGTTTTGGTCCTAAAGTTGTTCTTTATGGTCATTTTAACTGCTCGTCAAAGATATACGAAAGGA gtTTTTGCTAATCCCGAAGACGCAGCAACAAAGAAAGGAAAAGTTAAGTTCGACGATGAAGATGTCGAGCGAGTTCGTCGTGCTCACTTGAATGACTTGGAAAATCTCGtaccatttttcatcatcggtCTTTTATATGTTCTAACAAATCCATCACATTTTCTTGCCATGATGCTTTACCGTATGATTGGATTCTGCCGTATTGCACACACTTTTGTGTATGCCGTTTACGTTATTCCACAACCAGCTAGAGCTTTGGCATTCTTTGGAGCACTTGCGCCAACCATTTACATGGCTGTTCAAGTAGTTATGgcattttattag
- the LOC134832783 gene encoding gamma-butyrobetaine dioxygenase has protein sequence MSKKALFQHITSRLFSSSKSQFNVKSRLNPVKNIYQSSKFLILEENDKKSYKYPLVWLRDNCQCVHCFHQGSSSRTINWEKFSVNQELTAIERCEESKKVTLTWADGHKSIFDDNWLLSRNFSPENQKTYLSTHYRPDKNPVWGKNDFQKILKKFDYSEVISTDRGLFEWLETLSRRGIAILQNTPLTRDECRKLANRVGFIRKTHYGEEFEVIAKEGTSNVAYLSSALQLHTDLPYYDYKPGVNLLHCLVQSQSEGGFNQITDGFFVAQKMKEDFPAYFKVLSETLVNWSDIGQEDGNKFHSIYRAPVIMLDHEGKFARINHSVPQRDSFFTVNVDDVELWYQAMKKFVDILHDETVVFKTQPGEILTFDNIRLIHGRTEYKDNTNNTRHIIGSYLDWDEIYSRLRVLRSSLQC, from the coding sequence atgagcaaaaaggCACTTTTTCAACACATAACATCAAGACTATTTAGCAGTAgcaaaagtcaatttaatgtaaaatcaaGATTGAATCCAGTCAAAAACATCTACCAGAGCTCAAAATTCTTAATACTcgaagaaaatgacaaaaaatcatacaaatatCCACTTGTGTGGCTACGTGACAATTGTCAATGTGTACATTGCTTTCACCAAGGTTCAAGTTCACGAACGATTAATTGGGAAAAGTTTTCTGTGAATCAGGAGTTAACTGCAATTGAGCGCTGTGAGGAAAGTAAAAAAGTAACGTTGACATGGGCAGATGGGCATAAAAGCATTTTCGACGATAATTGGCTACTAtcgagaaatttttcgccagaaaatcaaaaaacttatCTTTCAACACATTATCGCCCCGATAAAAATCCGGTTTGGGGCAAaaatgactttcaaaaaatcttaaagaaatTCGATTATTCTGAAGTAATTTCAACAGATCGTGGATTATTTGAATGGCTTGAAACATTATCCCGCAGGGGCATCGCAATTTTACAGAATACCCCTTTGACACGTGATGAATGTCGAAAACTCGCAAATCGTGTGGGATTTATTCGAAAGACTCATTATGGCGAAGAGTTTGAGGTTATTGCAAAGGAAGGAACAAGCAATGTGGCTTATTTATCATCAGCTTTGCAACTTCATACAGATCTTCCTTATTATGATTACAAGCCGGGTGTTAATTTACTTCATTGTTTGGTACAGTCACAATCTGAAGGAGGTTTCAATCAAATAACGGATGGTTTTTTTGTGGCACAAAAGATGAAAGAAGATTTTCCCGcgtattttaaagttttgagtGAAACACTTGTCAACTGGAGTGACATTGGGCAGGAAgatggaaataaatttcatagtATATATCGAGCACCTGTCATAATGCTCGATCATGAGGGTAAATTTGCAAGAATAAATCATAGTGTGCCACAAAGAGACAGCTTCTTCACCGTAAATGTCGATGATGTTGAATTATGGTATCAAGCAATGAAGAAATTTGTGGATATCTTACACGATGAAACGGTAGTCTTTAAAACGCAACCTGGAGAGATACTAACCTTCGATAACATTCGTCTAATTCATGGAAGAACAGAGTATAAAGACAACACAAATAATACTCGTCACATAATCGGCAGCTATCTCgattgggatgaaatttattcaagacTTCGGGTTTTACGAAGCAGTTTGCAGTgctga
- the LOC134832787 gene encoding microsomal glutathione S-transferase 1-like isoform X1, with translation MVEVFDLLNFKNPVFTSYLFWTGVLCIKLMMMSFLTAKHRFTKNVFANPEDAATKKGKVKFDDEDVERVRRAHLNDLENLVPFFIIGLLYVLTNPSHFLAMMLYRMIGFCRIAHTFVYAVYVIPQPARALAFFGALAPTIYMAVQVVMAFY, from the exons atggtTGAAGTTTTTGACTTACTTAACTTCAAAAATCCTGTCTTCACATCTTACCTTTTCTGGACCGGAGTTTTGTGCATcaaattgatgatgatgagcttCCTTACCGCAAAACATCGATTCACTAAAAAC gtTTTTGCTAATCCCGAAGACGCAGCAACAAAGAAAGGAAAAGTTAAGTTCGACGATGAAGATGTCGAGCGAGTTCGTCGTGCTCACTTGAATGACTTGGAAAATCTCGtaccatttttcatcatcggtCTTTTATATGTTCTAACAAATCCATCACATTTTCTTGCCATGATGCTTTACCGTATGATTGGATTCTGCCGTATTGCACACACTTTTGTGTATGCCGTTTACGTTATTCCACAACCAGCTAGAGCTTTGGCATTCTTTGGAGCACTTGCGCCAACCATTTACATGGCTGTTCAAGTAGTTATGgcattttattag
- the LOC134832784 gene encoding uncharacterized protein LOC134832784 isoform X2, which yields MTKDKKVYVIDGGFSTQLSVHVGNCVDGDELWSARFNFKNPAAVVQTHLDFLKSGANIILTNTYQASVEGYKTYLQLDEDESLDLIRKTVRLAHDARNKFLAENTQNASTPLIAASIGPYGAYLHDGSEYSGSYAETVPANTIKDWHRRRIAACIEAGVDLLAVETIPCLMEAEVLVDLICHEYPSVKFWVSFQCKDNVHLAHGEDFSDAVNHIWNKVKEYKTENLLAVGVNCVHPANVTPLFKTVNEHVPIEDQLPLIVYPNSGETYDVQKG from the exons atgacgaaaGATAAGAAAGTTTACGTAATTGACGGTGGCTTTTCAACCCAACTGAGTGTTCATGTCGGAAATTGTGTAGATGGCGATGAACTTTGGTCCGCGcgtttcaacttcaaaaatccTGCAGCTGTTGTTCAAACGCATTTGGATTTCCTTAAAAGTGGTGCAAATATCATTCTTACAAACACTTATCAGGCATCCGTGGAAGGTTACAAAACCTATTTACAATTAGATGAAGATGAAAGTCTTGATTTGATCCGAAAAACAGTGAGATTAGCACATGATGCCCGCAACAAATTCCTCGCAGAAAATACTCAAAATGCATCGACGCCATTGATTGCTGCTTCAATTGGACCTTATGGAGCTTATTTGCACGATGGTAGCGAATATTCAGGATCTTATGCAGAAACAGTGCCTGCAAATACGATCAAAGACTGGCATAGACGGAGAATTGCGGCGTGTATTGAAGCAGGAGTGGATTTGTTGGCTGTCGAAACAATTCCATGTCTTATGGAAGCTGAAGTTTTGGTCGATCTCATTTGTCACGAATATCCAAGTGTAAAGTTTTGGGTTTCATTTCAATGTAAG gACAACGTTCATTTAGCTCACGGTGAAGATTTCTCAGACGCTGTGAATCACATTTGGAACAAAGTTAAAGAGTACAAAACGGAAAATCTTTTGGCAGTTGGGGTGAATTGTGTTCATCCTGCTAATGTTACGCCACTGTTTAAGACTGTCAATGAACATGTACCGATTGAAGATCAACTTCCGTTAATTGTTTATCCAAATAGCGGTGAAACGTACGACGTTCAAAAGGGGTaa
- the LOC134832784 gene encoding homocysteine S-methyltransferase-like isoform X1: protein MTKDKKVYVIDGGFSTQLSVHVGNCVDGDELWSARFNFKNPAAVVQTHLDFLKSGANIILTNTYQASVEGYKTYLQLDEDESLDLIRKTVRLAHDARNKFLAENTQNASTPLIAASIGPYGAYLHDGSEYSGSYAETVPANTIKDWHRRRIAACIEAGVDLLAVETIPCLMEAEVLVDLICHEYPSVKFWVSFQCKDNVHLAHGEDFSDAVNHIWNKVKEYKTENLLAVGVNCVHPANVTPLFKTVNEHVPIEDQLPLIVYPNSGETYDVQKGWYGKEDCVPLESYVPEWISLGARYIGGCCRTYATDIQRIKNKVDEICSKQ from the exons atgacgaaaGATAAGAAAGTTTACGTAATTGACGGTGGCTTTTCAACCCAACTGAGTGTTCATGTCGGAAATTGTGTAGATGGCGATGAACTTTGGTCCGCGcgtttcaacttcaaaaatccTGCAGCTGTTGTTCAAACGCATTTGGATTTCCTTAAAAGTGGTGCAAATATCATTCTTACAAACACTTATCAGGCATCCGTGGAAGGTTACAAAACCTATTTACAATTAGATGAAGATGAAAGTCTTGATTTGATCCGAAAAACAGTGAGATTAGCACATGATGCCCGCAACAAATTCCTCGCAGAAAATACTCAAAATGCATCGACGCCATTGATTGCTGCTTCAATTGGACCTTATGGAGCTTATTTGCACGATGGTAGCGAATATTCAGGATCTTATGCAGAAACAGTGCCTGCAAATACGATCAAAGACTGGCATAGACGGAGAATTGCGGCGTGTATTGAAGCAGGAGTGGATTTGTTGGCTGTCGAAACAATTCCATGTCTTATGGAAGCTGAAGTTTTGGTCGATCTCATTTGTCACGAATATCCAAGTGTAAAGTTTTGGGTTTCATTTCAATGTAAG gACAACGTTCATTTAGCTCACGGTGAAGATTTCTCAGACGCTGTGAATCACATTTGGAACAAAGTTAAAGAGTACAAAACGGAAAATCTTTTGGCAGTTGGGGTGAATTGTGTTCATCCTGCTAATGTTACGCCACTGTTTAAGACTGTCAATGAACATGTACCGATTGAAGATCAACTTCCGTTAATTGTTTATCCAAATAGCGGTGAAACGTACGACGTTCAAAAGGG TTGGTATGGCAAGGAAGATTGCGTTCCTTTGGAGTCTTATGTGCCTGAGTGGATTTCTTTGGGAGCAAGATATATAGGAGGCTGTTGTAGAACTTATGCCACAGATATTCAACGGATAAAGAACAAAGTTGacgaaatttgttcaaaacagtga